Proteins encoded together in one Leisingera methylohalidivorans DSM 14336 window:
- a CDS encoding LysE family translocator: MPSVELLAAFFIATTVFAYMPGPGMFYAAAQTMAGGRKAGWFAALGMQVGGFFHVLAATFGLALVFAAVPVLYFALKIAGAAYLIWLGLKMLFDREPQSNQIEILQVKSLKRAFWESATVEILNPKTAIFFVAFLPQFTDPVATFPISVQLLLLGTFANLFFFSADVIFVALADRIIEFFKGSAAAGRLMKRLSGGLLVVLGLNVAFGEK, translated from the coding sequence ATGCCGTCGGTTGAGCTACTTGCCGCATTCTTTATTGCGACCACTGTTTTTGCCTACATGCCAGGCCCGGGAATGTTTTACGCAGCAGCGCAAACAATGGCAGGTGGTCGTAAGGCGGGTTGGTTCGCCGCTTTGGGTATGCAGGTCGGTGGATTTTTCCATGTTCTGGCGGCAACTTTTGGCCTCGCGCTCGTGTTTGCTGCGGTTCCGGTATTGTATTTCGCCTTGAAAATCGCAGGTGCTGCGTACCTCATTTGGCTGGGTCTCAAGATGCTGTTTGATCGGGAGCCACAGAGCAACCAAATTGAAATCCTTCAGGTCAAATCTCTCAAGCGGGCATTTTGGGAGAGTGCTACGGTTGAAATTCTCAATCCAAAGACTGCGATTTTTTTTGTCGCTTTTCTTCCGCAATTTACTGATCCGGTAGCAACATTCCCGATTTCGGTTCAGCTTTTGTTACTTGGAACATTCGCCAATCTGTTCTTTTTTAGCGCAGACGTCATCTTTGTGGCGCTTGCAGACAGGATCATCGAGTTCTTCAAAGGCTCAGCTGCGGCAGGTCGCCTGATGAAGCGCTTGAGCGGTGGTCTCTTGGTTGTCCTGGGCCTGAACGTGGCTTTCGGTGAGAAATAA
- a CDS encoding DMT family transporter, translated as MILNVNKRKPSLAVGLISALAVVVIFCSLIISSRIGVANHLSPYDLAAIRFGVGGIILLPFFFKYGLGGLTATKVLSLVLFGGIGFAVLAYGGLNLAPAAHGTTVMQGTLPLFSFIVALWMRESVGSRTTYLGALVICLGVVVMLADSLNQTDERQLLGDALLLLASFSWAVYAFRVQKLRIAAPVAVGVIGFFSLIAYIPLYLFINGISRIALTPLDALFFQVLFQGVIVGAFTILAYTRAVETFGALGTAMFVAIVPLLTTCVGVLLLKEIPSTAGWVGVSIVPAGMLIVVWSRRHELVR; from the coding sequence TTGATTCTAAATGTAAATAAAAGGAAGCCGAGCCTGGCGGTTGGCCTTATAAGTGCGCTAGCAGTAGTAGTTATTTTTTGCTCTTTAATAATTTCGTCAAGAATTGGAGTCGCCAACCATCTTAGCCCGTACGATCTAGCAGCAATCAGATTCGGCGTGGGCGGTATTATCTTGCTTCCGTTTTTCTTCAAATATGGATTGGGCGGACTAACTGCTACAAAAGTGCTATCTCTTGTTCTCTTTGGTGGAATTGGATTCGCCGTTCTAGCTTATGGGGGCTTGAATCTAGCACCTGCCGCTCACGGCACCACCGTTATGCAGGGAACTCTTCCGCTTTTCAGCTTCATTGTTGCCCTTTGGATGCGGGAGAGTGTAGGTAGCCGCACAACTTATCTAGGCGCCCTGGTTATCTGCTTAGGTGTTGTAGTCATGCTTGCGGATAGCTTGAATCAAACTGACGAACGGCAGTTATTGGGAGATGCGCTTCTTCTCTTAGCTTCCTTTAGCTGGGCAGTCTATGCTTTCCGGGTGCAAAAGTTGAGAATTGCAGCGCCAGTTGCAGTAGGTGTTATAGGCTTTTTTTCTTTAATTGCGTATATCCCATTATATCTATTTATTAATGGCATCAGTCGAATTGCCTTAACTCCTTTGGATGCCCTTTTCTTTCAAGTTCTATTCCAAGGCGTTATTGTCGGGGCCTTTACAATACTCGCATATACGCGGGCGGTAGAGACTTTTGGGGCACTGGGAACCGCAATGTTCGTTGCAATTGTGCCGCTACTTACTACATGTGTGGGTGTCCTACTACTAAAAGAAATTCCTTCGACCGCAGGGTGGGTTGGTGTATCTATTGTACCAGCTGGAATGCTAATTGTTGTGTGGTCGCGACGACACGAGTTAGTCCGGTAG
- a CDS encoding IS110 family transposase → MYEHGHVFPVGIRSLGRMASLLEDETADLPALIRDECKELLAQIAEKTARVLERDKRLSTLASQSDRARRLQTMPGVGPITAIAVEAFGPDMAQFKTGRSFAAWLGLVPRQHSSGGKERLGRMTKAGQADIRRLLIIGAMSRLNWLGVRSVTEGSWLSRMLARKPKMLVAIALANKMARQIWAMLTKREDYKDPELASLA, encoded by the coding sequence CTGTATGAGCATGGCCACGTATTCCCTGTAGGGATACGTTCTCTGGGTCGCATGGCGTCGCTGTTGGAGGATGAAACCGCGGACCTGCCAGCCCTGATCCGAGATGAGTGCAAAGAACTGCTGGCGCAAATTGCAGAGAAAACAGCTCGTGTCCTCGAAAGGGACAAGAGACTCTCAACTCTGGCGTCCCAGTCAGATAGAGCTCGTCGGCTCCAAACCATGCCGGGTGTCGGCCCCATCACAGCCATAGCGGTGGAGGCTTTCGGGCCCGACATGGCACAGTTCAAAACCGGGCGTAGCTTCGCAGCTTGGCTGGGGCTTGTGCCTAGGCAACACTCATCTGGAGGTAAAGAGCGTTTGGGGCGTATGACCAAGGCAGGCCAGGCCGATATCCGACGCCTTCTGATCATTGGCGCAATGTCTCGACTGAATTGGCTTGGGGTGCGCTCGGTTACTGAGGGTAGCTGGCTGTCACGCATGTTGGCGCGCAAGCCCAAGATGCTGGTCGCGATCGCTCTGGCCAACAAAATGGCGCGCCAAATCTGGGCGATGCTGACGAAACGCGAGGATTACAAAGATCCGGAACTTGCAAGCTTGGCATGA
- a CDS encoding IS110 family transposase: MQDNTFIGLDVHKATISVAFAEGVRGGEVRHLGTVPHRPDQVRKLAEKLAAKRARLHFCYEAGPCGYGLYRQLVEMGHDCIVVARSLIPVKAGDRVKTDRRDAMMLAKPHRAGELTAVWVPDAAHEAMRDLVRARATAMRVAGKARQHLQGFLLRHSRIYPGKKGWLATVRFTHPAQQIVLQDYIDAVADAEARVERLTRQIADLLPTWSLAPVVDAIQARRGVGFIVAVTVVAEVGDFQRYDNPRQLMAYLGLTPSEHSSGGSVRRGGITKAGSELARRTLIEGAWSYRMQARVSAKLLARLEGLPQAVRDIAWKGQLRMCPRYRHLIAAGKAKVVVITAIAREMAGFIWAIARTVSPAKA, translated from the coding sequence ATGCAAGATAACACGTTCATCGGGCTGGATGTCCACAAGGCGACGATCTCGGTTGCGTTTGCAGAGGGCGTAAGGGGTGGAGAGGTCCGCCACCTGGGGACGGTGCCGCACCGCCCTGACCAGGTCCGCAAGCTGGCCGAAAAGCTGGCGGCCAAGAGGGCGCGGCTTCATTTCTGCTATGAAGCAGGCCCCTGCGGCTATGGTCTCTATCGCCAGCTTGTCGAGATGGGGCATGACTGCATCGTGGTGGCGCGATCGCTGATCCCGGTGAAGGCGGGCGACCGGGTGAAGACCGACCGTCGCGATGCGATGATGCTGGCGAAGCCGCATCGAGCTGGAGAGCTTACGGCGGTCTGGGTGCCGGATGCGGCGCATGAAGCAATGCGGGATCTGGTCCGGGCACGCGCGACCGCGATGCGGGTGGCAGGCAAGGCGCGGCAGCACCTTCAGGGCTTTCTGTTACGCCACAGCCGGATCTATCCCGGCAAGAAGGGCTGGCTTGCGACAGTGCGCTTCACACACCCAGCGCAACAGATCGTTCTTCAGGATTACATCGACGCCGTCGCGGATGCCGAAGCGCGGGTCGAGCGCCTGACGCGGCAAATCGCAGACCTTTTGCCAACCTGGAGCCTCGCGCCGGTCGTTGATGCGATACAGGCGAGGCGTGGTGTGGGCTTCATCGTCGCGGTGACGGTGGTGGCCGAGGTCGGAGACTTCCAACGTTACGACAATCCGCGGCAACTGATGGCTTATCTGGGGCTGACGCCATCGGAGCATTCCAGCGGGGGCAGCGTGCGGCGAGGCGGGATCACGAAAGCAGGCAGCGAACTTGCCCGGCGCACGCTGATCGAGGGCGCCTGGAGTTACCGGATGCAGGCGCGCGTCAGCGCGAAGCTCCTTGCCCGGCTGGAGGGGCTGCCGCAGGCTGTCCGCGACATCGCCTGGAAAGGGCAGCTCAGGATGTGCCCGCGCTATCGGCATTTGATTGCGGCCGGAAAAGCCAAAGTAGTGGTCATCACGGCGATCGCGCGCGAGATGGCCGGCTTCATCTGGGCGATCGCCCGCACTGTCTCACCCGCCAAAGCCTGA
- a CDS encoding universal stress protein, whose product MQRTTSLLALSKDCSDTSITTAAEAALEQEAHLACLLLDTMPGIPGYAYGSTIYGGVTVPDSWLELLQQSRKDAERRAAEIKELLSRSGCSGDVQYAVGAGTDIRLLTARRASSCDIAQAAEGLRKNEDVFREAMHGVLFQSPIALMLNGTPFASPSRVFLAWNSSLAASRAAHAALPYFRKASEVVIGCFDPDMSDERDGEDPGTDVAAWLSHHGCSVTVSQFPSGGHEIGRGIRERAKEAGAGLVVMGAYGHSRVREAVFGGTTRTMMEQADLPVLFAH is encoded by the coding sequence ATGCAACGCACCACGTCTCTCCTTGCTCTCAGCAAGGACTGCAGCGACACCTCGATCACCACAGCTGCCGAAGCGGCGCTGGAGCAGGAAGCGCATCTGGCTTGCCTGCTGCTGGATACCATGCCCGGCATACCCGGCTACGCCTACGGTTCCACGATCTATGGCGGGGTGACAGTGCCAGACAGCTGGCTGGAATTGCTGCAGCAATCCAGAAAAGACGCGGAAAGACGTGCTGCTGAAATCAAGGAACTGCTTTCCCGCAGCGGCTGTTCCGGCGATGTGCAGTATGCAGTGGGTGCGGGAACCGATATCAGGCTGCTCACCGCGCGAAGGGCCAGTTCCTGCGACATTGCGCAAGCAGCAGAGGGCCTGCGCAAGAATGAAGATGTGTTCCGGGAAGCAATGCACGGTGTCCTGTTCCAGTCGCCAATTGCGCTGATGCTGAACGGCACGCCATTTGCCTCTCCCAGCCGCGTTTTCCTGGCCTGGAACAGCAGCCTTGCCGCGTCCCGTGCGGCCCATGCCGCTTTGCCCTACTTCCGAAAGGCAAGCGAAGTAGTGATCGGCTGCTTCGATCCGGATATGTCCGACGAGCGGGATGGAGAGGACCCTGGCACCGATGTTGCCGCATGGCTGAGCCATCACGGCTGCAGCGTTACTGTATCGCAGTTTCCCAGCGGCGGGCATGAGATTGGCCGCGGAATCCGGGAGCGCGCCAAGGAAGCCGGAGCAGGCTTGGTTGTTATGGGGGCTTATGGCCATTCCCGCGTGCGAGAGGCTGTCTTCGGCGGCACGACGCGCACAATGATGGAGCAGGCGGACCTGCCTGTCCTGTTTGCGCATTAG